A single window of Aquabacterium sp. OR-4 DNA harbors:
- a CDS encoding type II secretion system F family protein, whose protein sequence is MPAFRVRLAELDGGVRQVRVVAADAAGVSAALGVPPMRLLSVQAEATAGATATAGRPWRRRGPAFDLRLFSQELAVLLDAGIPLLDALATLREKDSAGRGRRTLDSVMAALREGQPVSAALARVPEAFDALFIALVAASERSGQLAATLRDHAAFLGWSSALQARLRAALVYPAMLLAAGLAVIVFLLLFVLPRFAGVFDSLAGDVPAASRWLMALGVHAAAYPALTLALAAALPLGGLLVWRSAAARRWLDRLMWRSPVLGPRLQVIALARLYRCLGLLLGAGVPAPAALRLLDGVLAAPLRAAGAQALTQVLSGQRLSQAFDAAGLSTPVAQRMLRVGESSGTLPVMLQRAAAFHDEEIAQLADLVTRLVNPLLMLVMGVLIGGIVVLMYLPIFTLMEQVQ, encoded by the coding sequence ATGCCCGCGTTCAGGGTCAGGCTGGCCGAGTTGGACGGTGGCGTGCGCCAGGTGCGCGTGGTGGCCGCCGATGCGGCCGGCGTCAGCGCCGCGCTGGGCGTGCCGCCGATGCGCCTGCTGTCGGTGCAGGCCGAGGCCACGGCCGGGGCCACGGCCACGGCAGGCCGGCCGTGGCGGCGGCGTGGGCCGGCCTTTGACCTGCGCCTGTTCAGCCAGGAGCTGGCGGTGCTGCTGGATGCCGGCATCCCGCTGCTGGATGCGCTGGCCACGCTGCGCGAGAAGGACAGCGCCGGGCGCGGCCGGCGCACGCTGGACAGCGTGATGGCCGCGCTGCGCGAGGGCCAGCCGGTGTCGGCGGCGCTGGCGCGCGTGCCCGAGGCCTTCGACGCGCTGTTCATCGCCCTGGTGGCCGCCAGCGAGCGCAGTGGCCAGCTGGCGGCCACGCTGCGCGACCATGCCGCGTTTCTGGGCTGGAGCAGCGCGCTGCAGGCGCGGCTGCGCGCGGCGCTGGTGTACCCCGCCATGCTGCTGGCGGCCGGGCTGGCGGTGATCGTGTTCCTGCTGCTGTTTGTGCTGCCGCGTTTTGCCGGGGTGTTTGACAGTCTCGCGGGCGATGTGCCGGCGGCCTCGCGCTGGCTGATGGCGCTTGGCGTGCACGCCGCGGCCTACCCTGCGCTCACGCTCGCGCTGGCGGCGGCGCTGCCGCTGGGCGGCCTGCTGGTGTGGCGCAGCGCTGCCGCCCGGCGCTGGCTCGATCGGCTGATGTGGCGCAGCCCGGTACTGGGGCCGCGGCTGCAGGTCATTGCGCTGGCGCGGCTGTACCGCTGCCTGGGGCTGCTGCTGGGCGCCGGCGTGCCGGCGCCGGCCGCCTTGCGTTTGCTGGACGGTGTGCTGGCCGCGCCGCTGCGTGCCGCGGGCGCGCAGGCCCTGACCCAGGTGCTGAGCGGCCAGCGCCTGTCGCAGGCCTTTGATGCCGCCGGCCTGTCCACGCCGGTGGCCCAGCGCATGCTGCGGGTGGGCGAGTCCAGCGGCACGCTGCCGGTGATGCTGCAGCGCGCCGCGGCGTTTCATGACGAAGAGATCGCGCAGCTGGCCGACCTGGTGACGCGGCTGGTGAACCCGCTGCTGATGTTGGTGATGGGCGTGCTGATCGGCGGCATCGTGGTGTTGATGTACCTGCCGATCTTCACGCTGATGGAGCAGGTGCAGTGA
- a CDS encoding GspE/PulE family protein, with product MSDTPGSPPAATPAGERPGQAAGQGLQFDLVRWPRPLAQRHRALAGVDEAGAWHLLADRAPDLLLLQMAEARLGEALRWQRCSAAALDAWLAAGDLGGRALDAVEAVHGLAAHDAGPNGAGDGAGELTLAALTAESSPAVRLLDAVLLDALADGASDIHLEMQPRGAVLRLRIDGVMQAMRRVDGAALAEQLVSRLKVLAELDIGERRLPQDGRFKRRVGAGAQGREIDFRLSIMPSVWGEDAVVRVLDRSAVANGPAGQSTLTLTALGFDAALRDTLLQLARAPHGMLLVTGPTGSGKTTTLYAALAEIHTGREKIITIEDPVEYQLEGVVQIPVNERKGLSFARGLRSILRHDPDRVMVGEIRDAETAQIAVQAALTGHLVFSSVHANNAFDVIGRFMHMGLDLYNVVAALNAVLGQRLMRQVCKACAEPVAATADELLRLGEAPDARVLLRRGAGCPSCHHSGYRGRRAVAELLRLDDGLRDLIAARAPLSAIKQAARERGMQSLHTVALAAVRAGFTTFEEMDRVVVDA from the coding sequence ATGTCCGACACACCCGGCTCGCCGCCTGCGGCCACGCCCGCGGGCGAGCGGCCCGGCCAAGCGGCGGGCCAGGGGCTGCAGTTCGACCTGGTGCGCTGGCCCCGGCCGCTGGCCCAGCGGCACCGCGCACTGGCCGGTGTGGACGAGGCCGGTGCCTGGCATCTGCTGGCCGACCGCGCACCCGATCTGCTGCTGCTGCAGATGGCCGAGGCCCGGCTGGGCGAGGCGCTGCGCTGGCAGCGCTGCAGCGCGGCGGCGCTGGACGCCTGGCTGGCCGCAGGCGACCTGGGTGGCCGCGCGCTCGATGCCGTGGAGGCGGTGCACGGCCTGGCCGCCCACGACGCCGGGCCCAACGGGGCAGGTGATGGGGCTGGCGAACTGACACTGGCCGCGCTGACGGCCGAATCGAGCCCGGCGGTGCGCCTGCTCGACGCCGTGCTGCTGGATGCGCTGGCCGATGGCGCCAGCGACATCCACCTTGAGATGCAGCCGCGCGGCGCGGTGCTGCGCCTGCGCATCGACGGCGTGATGCAGGCGATGCGGCGCGTGGACGGCGCCGCACTGGCCGAGCAGCTGGTGTCGCGGCTGAAGGTGCTGGCCGAGCTCGACATCGGCGAGCGCCGCCTGCCGCAGGACGGCCGCTTCAAGCGCCGTGTGGGCGCTGGCGCGCAGGGCCGCGAGATCGACTTCCGCCTGTCCATCATGCCCAGCGTGTGGGGCGAGGATGCCGTGGTGCGCGTGCTCGACCGCAGCGCCGTGGCCAACGGGCCCGCCGGCCAGAGCACGCTGACGCTGACCGCGCTGGGCTTCGACGCCGCGCTGCGCGACACGCTGCTGCAGCTGGCGCGCGCCCCGCACGGCATGCTGCTGGTCACCGGCCCCACCGGCAGCGGCAAGACCACCACGCTGTACGCCGCGCTGGCCGAGATCCATACCGGGCGCGAAAAGATCATCACCATCGAAGACCCGGTGGAGTACCAGCTCGAAGGCGTGGTGCAGATCCCGGTCAACGAGAGAAAGGGCCTGAGCTTTGCGCGTGGGCTGCGCTCGATCCTGCGTCATGACCCTGACCGGGTGATGGTCGGCGAGATCCGCGACGCCGAGACCGCACAGATCGCGGTGCAGGCCGCGCTCACCGGCCACCTGGTGTTCAGCTCGGTGCATGCCAACAACGCCTTCGACGTGATCGGCCGCTTCATGCACATGGGGCTCGATCTGTACAACGTGGTGGCGGCGCTCAACGCGGTGCTGGGCCAGCGCCTGATGCGCCAGGTCTGCAAGGCCTGCGCCGAGCCGGTGGCGGCCACTGCCGACGAGCTGCTGCGCCTGGGCGAGGCGCCCGATGCCCGGGTGCTGCTGCGCCGCGGGGCCGGCTGCCCCAGCTGCCACCACAGCGGTTACCGCGGCCGCCGCGCCGTGGCCGAACTGCTGCGCCTGGACGACGGCCTGCGCGACCTGATCGCCGCGCGTGCGCCGCTGTCGGCCATCAAGCAGGCCGCACGCGAGCGCGGCATGCAATCGCTGCACACGGTGGCCCTGGCCGCGGTGCGCGCCGGCTTCACCACCTTCGAGGAGATGGACCGTGTGGTCGTGGATGCGTGA